The genomic stretch CCGGCAATACTTTGCTAAGATCATACGCTTCTTTCGCGGCTTCAATATTCTCTTTTTTGCGCGCCGGAATCTTTTCTTCCAGAACATCGGCTAAATCCTCAAAACCGAAAAGATTAGTCATTTTGGCAAATGCTCCCAACATCACGGCATTTAACCTGCTCAGATTATGCTTTTTGGCGATTGCCGAAGCGTTAAAAGCAACCACTCTATAATCGGGAAATAAACGAGATAATTCTTCTTGTTTTCGGCGGCTATTGACAATAAGCCAGCCGTTCGGTTTTAAGTTATTTTTTGGTTCAAAATCAGGGGCCGCTAAAATATCTTCCCCAAGAGTTATCAGATAATCCGCTTGTTTAATCTGGCATTTCAACCTTATGAATTTTGAATCAAGCCTGACAAAACTTTTAACCGGCTGGCCTGTCCTTTCTGAACCGAAAAAAGGGAAACACTGGACAAAATATCCTTTTTTAGCCAAAGCCCTAAAAAAGTTTTCGGCTAAAATTTCTGAAGCCAAACGAGCGCCTTTTCCTCCGCGTCCAAAAATCGTAATTTCTATCATTTTCTTTCCTCCATAATATTAAGATATTAAATTTTCAAAGAATCCGTTTTAATAAAGATACTGCTAATCAAAATTTCTGGCAATATGGCAAAAAAACCCTTTTTGGACTTA from Candidatus Niyogibacteria bacterium encodes the following:
- a CDS encoding 2-oxoacid:acceptor oxidoreductase family protein → MIEITIFGRGGKGARLASEILAENFFRALAKKGYFVQCFPFFGSERTGQPVKSFVRLDSKFIRLKCQIKQADYLITLGEDILAAPDFEPKNNLKPNGWLIVNSRRKQEELSRLFPDYRVVAFNASAIAKKHNLSRLNAVMLGAFAKMTNLFGFEDLADVLEEKIPARKKENIEAAKEAYDLSKVLPGGAI